The segment GGAGTGACGTATTGAGGTGTAAAATTGTTTTCTACGTCAATACCTAATTTGCTTTTAGGTAAATCACGTACATGGCCATAGGAAGATACAATTTTAAAATTTTTACCCAGAAAACGGGTAATAGTTTTAGCTTTAGTGGGTGATTCGACAATAACTAATTGCATATAAAATAATTAATGACTAATAACATAATTTTGTCCGCCCAGATTTTTGATTTTACCTTTCATTTCCATAGTTAATAAAGTAGCATTTACTTGATTAGCTGGCAAGTGGGTTAATTCAATCAATTTATTAATATGAATCGGTTGGCGGTTGATAAACGCAAGCATTTTTTCTTCTTGGGGATTGTCGGGTAATATTTCTTGAGTGTGTAAAAAATTTTTAATTTGGTCAAGATTTAAGGCGTCTAAAATATCTTCGGGCGAAGTGACGGGTTTAGCACCTTGTTTAATTAAAGCATTAGTCCCAGAAGAATTTATTTTTGTAATGTCACCCGGCACAGCAAAAACTTCGCGATTTTGTTCTAAACTAAATTTCGCTGTAATCAAAGCTCCACTAGACTCAGGCGCTTCAATAATTAAAGTGCCCAAACTTAAACCAGAAATAATTCTATTTCTAAAAGGGAAATTTTGTTTAGCCGGTCGGGTGCCCAGCGGATACTCACTTATTAATAGGCCTTGTTGTTCTAATATTTTTTGGCTCAAAGCGTAATTTGCTTGAGGATAAATATGATCTAGACTTGAACCTAAAACGGCGATGGTTGAACCTTGGTTTTCTAGCGTAATTTGATGGGCCAAACTATCAACGCCCAGGGCTAGACCGGAAACAATCGTGATGCCTTTGTTAGCGAGTGGGCCCACAATTTGATCTATAATTTGCTTGCCGTATGAGCTGACTTTGCGCGTACCGACTACAGCTAAACAAAAATCATGACAAATTTTTAA is part of the Patescibacteria group bacterium genome and harbors:
- the dprA gene encoding DNA-processing protein DprA, whose amino-acid sequence is MKYFIKRSEIKSEIKNVSLWNRIQDIDLKYWLAFSKILQLGPIRLRRIYNHFPSMEEAWDAPAQELHNAGLDKNIVDKIIEQKKNIDPTWELDNLHRQKIQAVTIQDESYPSLLKEIYNPPPLIYYTGNLKICHDFCLAVVGTRKVSSYGKQIIDQIVGPLANKGITIVSGLALGVDSLAHQITLENQGSTIAVLGSSLDHIYPQANYALSQKILEQQGLLISEYPLGTRPAKQNFPFRNRIISGLSLGTLIIEAPESSGALITAKFSLEQNREVFAVPGDITKINSSGTNALIKQGAKPVTSPEDILDALNLDQIKNFLHTQEILPDNPQEEKMLAFINRQPIHINKLIELTHLPANQVNATLLTMEMKGKIKNLGGQNYVISH